Below is a window of Ciona intestinalis chromosome 5, KH, whole genome shotgun sequence DNA.
CTACCATAGGTTCATAGATTGTAACTGTCCATAAATGTATATACAGATTACAATTCAGAACTTACAAACAGACACTGCAAAACCTTCCAATAGGTTCATAGATTGTAACTGTCCATAAATGTATATACAGATTACAATTCAGAACTTACCTATTTCAAACGCATCCTGTCTGTCATACAACACTCTAAAGCGCTCCAATGTTTGTCGAAAATAAATGGCCTGGTTTTCTTCATCGTTCCCGCATTCGTAAGGGTAGATAAACCCAGCAGAGATATCTCCTGTCGTGTTTGGTGAACACTCATCATAGAATATTGTCACctggtttatatatttagcaTTTACCTTTTCATAAAAGCTTTGAATACAATCAGACGGAACcaacaaaaaactaaacaacacaaacaaaaaaattttaaatatagataCATAAATATGGATCTTGTTTTTGTTGCCATACACCGTAATTGGTAGTTACTAGTTAGGGCAGAAAATTGAACTAAATTTGTGACACAGCTGTtactattctatatttttatgttaaagtgagttaagtttttaaaagctaaaacaataaatatatacacctTGCATCCTGGTATATCTTCCTGTATCTTACAAGCAGTGGACAGGCCAATAATTCCAGCTCCAATTATCGCAATGTTTTGAGGCATTGATTATGTTTTACACgcacaattaaaaataataatatttaaatatacttttaattaaCCAGGTCTATAAAGAATACTTTAAAAAccgttataaaaacaaaagttagcCCAAATTACGTAGCCTATGGTGCGCCGGCCTAACTAAACAATTCCAGCACTCAAGTGCAAACAAAGCCTAACTTGAAGTAACGATGTATCTTTAGTACCTTACGTAGTTAAGTATTAACACAGCATTTACTAACAAAACGTTTAAAGTTCCGCAGTGACtacaataacaaatatacAGACCAATGGCACGTATTCTTTGCACGTACGCAAACTGCGCATTTATGTGGGGTTTCCCCAAGGAAAActcgaaaaaaaattttgatttaattcagagtccgtatataaacatgtttatatacgtttATATACGTAtacgtatataaacatgtttatatacgtttatatacgtatataaacatgtttatatatgtttataaacatgtttatatacggactctggatttaattgttttaaaatgttagaTCTTAGAATTTACACCAAAGTAGAACATTATTATAACTCAAAGGCCTGTAGCATTTTAAAGACATTTAAAACTTACCAATCTAACGCGCTTAGGCCGAGCAGAAGCAGTACAGACAGTCATATATCGTCTTGGTCTAATACTCTAATATACagtagtaggatgggggaagatgggacacttttacctctattttctcgtcccatttagtagtaaacaaagaacattaaaaaatatggaactatatgtcctcatgactctcatagacagttgttaattgtttaaaacacggtcaggatttCTGGATTATGTGTGCTAAAGTtgccccatctccccccaccctactatatatgctttGTACATTCGCTTTGGACAAAGTATAGCCTATCAGCCTAaccaacaataaataaaaaaatttaagaatcGCATTTTCAGCATTATTACCCTTGTTATACATTCTTATATGGTGCGTAGGGCTTCTATCCTACTAATTTTGGCCCTATACCCTGACATAAATAACTCCAGGAAATGATGTGGCAAGAGATACATAATGCATATACAGCTTCTGAAGGTATTTTTACACCCGTCGAAATGCTACAACCTTGTACCTATATGAATTGTTTGACCAGAAAGAGCTTCaccatacaataaaatacattttagttACCTGTGTTACGGGAAATGACATTagttatacagtaggatggggaagacgagacacctttacgAAAAAACATCGAAGTACCCTGGattcctaatcgtatttttaacaattaatcgGTTTATAAGAGTCGTACGAAtgcggttttattattctttaaatgttctttgtttactatcaaactGGACgggaaaattaaatgaaaatgtgtcccgtcttcccccaccctactacacaaCCTTTGCCCGTTTATGAATAACCAAGTTTGCCCCTTTGTGcgtgatttatttattttttttttctttgcaaaATTTCTGCCTTATTACCCATGATTTTTGAGGTAGAAATTGCAAATAAAAAGATCTAAGGTACCTTCGCGTTGGATATAACAAGAGAGAATAACAATaattggttagcgcgcctgcctgtaacccagaggtaatgggttcaaggctcgacgctgctaccattgtgggcgtatgtgtccttgggcaagtaacttaacagcaattactacaacccagtggtcactaacggggTGTCAAAGTTATCacccataaataaaaaagaaaaaacataccCTCCCCccaaaatattcacccacaaagcaacatacatggtaactcgtaagctggcacgaggtgttaaacccgtgtgataacgactgtcgttttccagccacgcgaagataaagtaagttacattcattcattcaactaatGAGCACGTACTAGCacaatttaaattgaattaacCAAATTACTTGTTAATTACAtgggtttaaaaattaaaaacatacatttctTGAACATGCATTACGATTTGATTTTAGTTTAGGACCGAATTATGTGGAAACGAATGTTGGAGTTCATCTTaaaagtatgaatgaataaatgaatgtaacttcctttatcctcacgtagcCAGTAAACAgtagccgttataacacaggcattcatacacctcgtgccagcttacgagttaccatgtatgttactttgtgggtgatcatttTGGGGGGAGggtatgttttttcttttttatttatgggtGATAACTTTGACAccccgttagtgaccactgggttgtagtaattgctgttaagtgtcttgcccaaggacacatacgcccacaatggtagtagcaacaagccttgaaccaattcCCTTTTACAGGCAGGCGGGCTAACCATTTTgccataaatatatatatagctttaaaaaatacataaaaatgactttaaaaatatagcttCATAAAGATTAATAAGCACTTCACACTTGGTTAATCAGAGTTTTAAGAAACTCAAGTGCTGTTGAAGTAAATGAGATGCTTTTATTGCACATCCTCAATGCATAGAGACACCAGAACCACCATGGCCATAGTTATGAAGAATGGTGACTGTGCGACCACTTAGTTTTTGTTGTTCCAGCTCAATTCTAAACATGTATCAATAATACatttgttaatattcttttattcttataatttttttaatttagtaaaaataagttaatagAGAACATCTATTTTGAGTAGTAAATATGTgagaatatttttacaactcaATTACCCCATCCTTGCATCAAACACCttacatattgttttaaaccacaaCTCAATACTAACATTAAGCATAACTGACCTGATGGAAGTTCTCTTTGGTCTTAACCCAACATGTTGACTTTTGATTTTGCTGTATCGCAAACTTGGTTCAAACTTACAGCAGTTACTCCATATTTGATCGGAGTCTTTTTCGTCAACTTCCAAGTTGTAATTGTCTAAAATGCAATTTGATAGACATACTTTTGCAAAGTATAGCAGTAGTGATATAAATATGAACAGATACTAAAACTATACAGCTAGGTGTAGCAACCACACTTATtttttccaactaaatgtaaatatgtttttaaatgtaaatgcgttttaacaacttttgttttgtcgttgtatcctgtcttttcgttaaaatatttctaaatctttgctaccgcaatcaaagagacaaataaaagttattattaacattataattaaaaaatgtaataaataaaataccataCTGCTTTGTCCCTCCAATAACTACATCAGTTAAGCGTGGAATAATGTAGTTGTTACCGAACAAATAGAAATGTTTAATCCAAGGAGCTTCAACGGCATATACCTTCATAAAAGTAAAGCAAACttcttgttttcttttgtaaatttgaCTGGTACATTACATTTAACCTGGTAGTTAAGCGAACACTTGTAAATTTAGGTTGTACCTGCCCTTTGACTGGATACAATTCTTTGTCTGATGTAAGAAACTTGGCCCCAATGCCAGCACAGTTTATAATAATGTCAAAATCGGATAAGTCCTCAAACGaagaaatgtgtttttttatcaattttccacctgaaaaaaaatgcaagaaaataaattgttgtcaGCACTATTTGTTACAGAATGACCACAAACAACATTGATTGCATTGCTAAGTGTTCCTATGCATTAGAATATGCTACTTTGTACTGTTGTACGGCGGTTTCTTATAGTTAAAGTCATATTATTTATcatgaactttttaaaacaagttgaaCAGTATTTGCTAATATCAAATCTAATGATAATCAATCTACatccatttaaaaaacatcaaaaagcCATAGGTCAAAAAAGACACAGCATATTCATAAATATACTAGTACAAggtataaaacatttaaaattatttatactatCGCAATTACCTTTTAGTTCAATACTCTTGATCAACCATGGTAGATAGCTTGTGCATTCACAAATCCAAGTAGTCAATGTGTACACTGGCCTTTCTTTAGTATCTCTCAAAAAGTGATGGCACTCTGCTTCACTTGCTTTACGGAAGTTTGGGAATTCTTTAAATGCATTTGGTTTTATGATATTTCCACCAATTATGAAGCCTGACATTTTGCTGATacctaaaataacatttatgtttggtttttaaacttaatcttttattataaacttagtaatattttccaaacaCCATAGGCCTACTGTACAAATGATAGCAGCTGTAACATAAACAGTTACTTTTTAACTGTAACATAAACAGTACATATGCCAGTAATGTACAGTATAagatggatgttctgtttaataaacCTCGTGTaggcttacaagttacaggTGTAACTCTgtgtgttattgttttttctcaataatcaattttatttctgtCTTTCCGTCAAGTTGGCCCACTTCTCAGAGTCCGGGTCGCAGCACGGATATGTCCCGCTACGATTTCCACAAACCCAACCATTAGCTTTCTTACACAGCCCCAATTTACCGTTTTTCCCATTCCCGCTATAAATTCGAAGTTTTCCCCTTTCTTTATTCTAAATTAACGAAGAAATAGTACTGTGACGCAAATATTATTTCCACTGGTTTGCTTCACAAAATAATCATAACCTTTTTTTCAAGATTGTTATCTAAGTGACAAGATAACATTTGCCAATGTATCGATAACATTCGTCAACATATGGCAAAACTATATACAAGAAAAGGGCAATATTGCAAAACCAAGGTGTTACCGAACAGGCGTTACCGAACATACACACATGAACAGGAAATTGTGACAGAGCTTACCGATTAAGacataaacataatgtttaacaGCACGGCATATGGTAACTGTACTAGTATGTAATATTACTCAATCTCAACACCTCAGTAAGTTTGGGGTGAATTTAAGTTAAATCTACCGCTTTCACACGTTGGCTGTCACAAATTGTACATTACAACTCACCAATTTCAAAGGCGTCCTGCCTGTTGTACAACACTCGTAAATGCTTCAATGTTTCTCGAACATAAATGGCCTGGTCTTCTTCATCATTTCCATTTTGGTAAGGACAAACTAAACCAGCAGAGATATCTCCTGTTGTGTTGGGTGAACATTCATCATAGAATATTGTCAActggtttatatatttactattAAGCGTGTGGAAAATCTTTCAATACTGAAAGATGAGGCCTTTGGCAACAATaaggaaataaataatgatATAACTTTGAccttgaataaatgtaacttaattgatttatcctcgtgtggcaggaaaacaacagttgattttattttcatttttactttatgatacggctaataatttgaacaacccaatAGTAActattgggttggagcatttgaCATTATGCACAGTGtatgtcttgtccaaggacataTACAGGCCTTGAAGGGAATACCTTTCTTAATAAAGCCGTAATAAATGTGTCTATCCATTAGAGCTTGTTTATGTTATGAtaactttactttttttaaaaataaaacaataatatacacACCTGACATCCTGGTATATCTTCCTGTATCTTACAAGCAGTGGATAAGCCAATAATTCCAGCTCCAATTATTGCAATGTTTTGAGGCATTATGTCTCACACGCAAGTGACagtaataattatatattttatcttaaaggggcatacagacgaaaaatgaaactttgtaTATGAATAAGGATGCCCAATTGTGACCAAAAGGTAGCATCGAAAATAATAAAGCTTCTAAAAATCGCGTGAAAAAAACGCTGGAGTAGAAAAAATTCCGCTGTTTTGACCAGAGCCATTCAGCCATAGAAAGGTGTTTACACGACTCTGGTttgacaatgcatgggatttcccatgaGAAAAAAAGACACTGAAATTCGtccgtttctagtttctaaactaaACTATtgaagaaaaatcaaattttattttcgatTTAATACAATGCACCTGATCCGTCTTAATCGGTTCGCTTAGTAAGGGAAATGCCCATTCGGGACAACACGGCTGAATTACGACCTCACGTGACAAAACTCCATGTTACAAAATTCCATGTGCTTCTTCTTTGtcagtatatataaaaagtataaaaatgtaaacttcattatgttttaatttttcgattgaacctAGCTACATACTAGATTATGCTGACTTCgcaaatttttaaacctaatgtTCAGCACGAACCAAAGCACGAACAACCATAGATACATAAACAATTATCATTATTTGGAAGCAACAATAGCATTATAAAATTTGTGGAAGATTTAAATTGGGCGTAAGCAGTTGCttttaatacaacaaaaaataactgtaaTATCACTTACGCTGCAAGAAGTAAATATTATTGAATCTATAAACACCtca
It encodes the following:
- the LOC113473998 gene encoding D-aspartate oxidase-like, coding for MPQNIAIIGAGIIGLSTACKIQEDIPGCQLTIFYDECSPNTTGDISAGLVCPYQNGNDEEDQAIYVRETLKHLRVLYNRQDAFEIGISKMSGFIIGGNIIKPNAFKEFPNFRKASEAECHHFLRDTKERPVYTLTTWICECTSYLPWLIKSIELKGGKLIKKHISSFEDLSDFDIIINCAGIGAKFLTSDKELYPVKGQVYAVEAPWIKHFYLFGNNYIIPRLTDVVIGGTKQYDNYNLEVDEKDSDQIWSNCCKFEPSLRYSKIKSQHVGLRPKRTSIRIELEQQKLSGRTVTILHNYGHGGSGVSMH